Within the Acidimicrobiales bacterium genome, the region CGGCCGGCGCCGGCACCGCCGACGACGACCAGGGCGAGCGGCACCTGGTCTCCCGCGGCGGACGCCGCCGCGGTGGCGTGGGACGTCTCCGCGGTGACGGCCGACGAGCTCGCCACCGTCCGCCGCTTCCTCGACCGCCGCAGCGGGCTCACGGCCGACGCCCGGGCCCGGCTGGCCGGCGAGCTGGCCGGCCGCCTGCGGCCCAAGGTCGTGGGGCCGCCGCCGGGCCAGGCGCCCGAGGCGTTCCTGGAGGCGCTGGCCGCAGCCAAGACGGCCCGCCTGTGATGGAGACACCAGCTGAGCGCCGCCAGCCGAGCGCGGCACCGGCGGCCGTCGCCGCACCGTGGTCGACCTCCCGGCGCTGCGCCCGGCCGGCGTCGCCGTGGTGGGGTCCGGGGCCTACCAGCTGGCCGGGCCGCGCGGTAGGAAAGGCGTGACCGGCAACGAGCGCCGAGCTCGCCGCGGCACGGTCCGCGGCCGCACTCGCCGCCGCAGGCGGCCTCTACGGCTGCGGACACCGGGCAGGACAGGGCGGAGGCGGGCGAGCTCGTTCGCCGGAGCACGATACAACTCGACCGAATGGCGTGAGCGAAGCGAACGAATGAGGTCGACGCGCTAGAACGGCGTGGGCGGGCGCGCGCCCTGCGACTCATTGCGCATGAGGAACCCGCCGTAGGCGACGGCGCCGGCCAGGAGGATGCCGAGCCAGGCGCCCACCCCGAGGAAGTCGGTCTCCAGCAGCAGCTTGAGCAGCAGGAGCCCGGCGACGGTGACGCCGGCGATGAACATGGCCTGGCCCAGCGGGAAGGGCAGCGCCGGCATCCTGGCCGTGGTGAACCGGGTGACGACGACCACCGCCACCATGGCGGCGGTCACCAGGGCGGCCAGGACGCCCCAGAACGCCTTGGGCGACTCGACGGCCGAGCGGGTGAAGCTGACGAGCCCCAGGTCGAAGTCGTACCAGGGCAGGAAGAGGAGGTCGATCAGCAACACGCCCCCGGCGATCAGCACGATCTTCTCGCCCTGGCTGAGCCTGCTGAGGTCCACGGTGTACCCCCCCTTGGACGGTGGTCGCCGGTCGTCGGTGCCAGTGTCGCATGCCCGCGCCGCGGCCGCGTGGACGCCGGGGATCGGACAGGGGCGGCCTCCCCGGCGTAGATTCGTCCGCCATGCGAGGCGGAGCGCGGGCGTTCGTGGCCGTGGCGTCGTGCGTGGTGGTCGGCCTGACCGGCCCCGCGCCGGTGGCGGCCAAGGCGCGCAAGGCACCGGCGGCCCGGGGGTGGGTGGTGGACCGCGTGCGGATCGAGAACGCCAGCCCGGACGGCTTCGTCGGCGTCGGCGACGTGGGCCGGTTCCGGGGTGCGATCGACCTGGTCGCGGCGGCCGGCGGCCTGGCCGTGGTGAACGAGGTGGCGTTCGAGGAGTACGTCCAGGGCATCGCCGAGGTCCCCTCGGGCTGGCCGGCCGAGGCCCTCAAGGCCCAGGCCATCGCCGCCCGCACCTACGCCCTGCACGAGATGGGCAAGGACGTCGCCACCGAGGCGCGCTCCGTGGGGGCCGACATCTGTGCCACCCAGGCGTGCCAGGTGTACGCCGGGCTGGCCAAGGAGCGCCAGGAGAACGGCGCCCGCTGGGTGGCAGCCGTGCAGGCCACCCGGGGCGAGGTGCTGCTGTACCGCGGCGCTCCCATCCTCGCCATGTACTCGTCCTCGAACGGGGGGCGGTCGGTGGCCGGAGGGCGGCCCTACCTGAGAGCGGCGCCCGACCCCGACAGCGCCCGCGGCCCGTACGGTTCGTGGCAGGTCCGGCTCGGCTACGGCGAGATCACCCGGCTCTTCGGGCTCCCCGGCGGCCTCACCAGCCTGCGCCGCGACGGGGACACCGTGGTCCTCGACTGGCCCGGCGGGCAGACGGGCGTGGCCGCCGCCGACTTCCGCGCCCGCGTCAACGAGGCCGTGGCGCCGCAGGGCGGGCTGCCGCGGGCGGTGCCCTCCCCCCACTTCTCCGTCCTGGCCGACGACCAGACGGGCACGGCCACCCTCGACGGCCGGGGTCACGGCCACGGGATCGGGATGAGCCAGTTCGGCGCCCTCGGCAAGGCCACGCGCGGCATGAAGGCGGCCGCCATCCTCGCCAGCTACTACGGCGGCCTGAAGCCCACCGTCCTACCGCCCGACCAGCTCCCCGCCACCGTGCGGGTGGCCGTCGCCACCGGCCGGGGCACGGTCACGGCCGACGCCTCCGGGCGCTTCCGCGTGCTGGACGGTGCGGGCAACCCGGTGGCCGTCGCCGCCCACGGCGCCTGGCGGTTCCTCCCCGCCGGCAACCGCAGGGTGAGGGTCGTGCCTCCCGCCGACCAGGAGCCGGCACCCGTCCTCGACGCCGTCGCCGCCCGGCCGCCCCGCCCGAGCGCGCCCAACGGCGACGCCCGGTTCGCCCTCGGCTCCGCCGCGGTGGTCCGCCTGCGCGTGGAGGGGACCGGCCTGGCGCAGCCGCTGGAGACGGCTCCCACGCTGGTCGAGCCGGGAGAGGCCACCGTGGCGCTGCCGCCCCTCCCGGGCCCGGGCCAGTACGCGGTCGCCGTCCTGGCCGACGCCGGGGGCGGGCGGGTCACGACGGTCACCGTCCCCCTCCGCGTCGCCCGCCAGCGTGCCACCGGCCCGGCCCTCGCCGCCTCGGTCGGTCCCGGTGCCGGCCTGGTCGGCCGCCCGGCGGCGATCGCGTGGGCACTGCTCATGCTGGTCACGGCCCTCCTCGGCCGCCTCATCGTGCGCCGGGGGCCGTCGCCGGAGCGCCGTCGATAGACTGGGGCCACCTCGGCCCGGTCCCGGGCCCGAGGACGACCGTTCCGCCCCGTGCCACCCACGGTCGCCGCCGAGCGCGGCGCGGCACCGGGCGTCTCGACAACCGTTGGGGAGGAGCGCAGATGGCAGTCGTCACCATGAAGCAGCTGCTGGAGGCCGGCGTGCACTTCGGCCACCAGACCCGGCGCTGGAACCCGAAGATGAAGAGGTTCATCTTCGGTGAGCGCAACGGCATCTACATCATCGACCTGAACCAGACGCTGCAGCGCATCGAGGTCGCCTACTCGTTCGTGCGCAACCTGGTGGCCGACGGCGGCAGCATCTTGTTCGTCGGCACCAAGAAGCAGACCCAGGACCCGGTCGCCCGTTACGCCGCCCAGTGCGGGATGCCGTACATCAACGAGCGCTGGCTGGGCGGCATGCTCACCAACTTCACCACCATCAGCGGCCGGGTGAAGAAGATGACGGAGTACGAGCGCATGAAGGCCGCCGGCGACTTCGAGGCCATGCCCAAGAAGGAGGCGCTCATCCTCAGCCGTGAGCTCGAGAAGCTCCAGCGCAACCTCGGCGGGATCCGGGGCATGACCCGCCTGCCCGACGCCGTGTTCATCATCGACACCAAGAAGGAGCACATCGCCGTCACCGAGGCGAACAAGCTGGGGCTGCCGATCGTCGCCGTGGTGGACACCAACTGCGACCCCGACGTGATCCAGTACGTCATCCCCGGCAACGACGACGCCATCCGGGCCGGCTCGCTGATGTGCCGCATCGTGGCCGACGCCGTGGAGGAGGGCCGGTTCATCGCCTCCCGCAAGGCGGTGCGCTCGGCGCCCGCCGGTGGGCCGGCACCGGCGCCGCCCGACCCGGAGGAGGAGGCCCGCCGCGCCCAGCAGCAGGCCGAGGCCCGCCGCCAGGCCGCGTTGCAGGCCCAGGAGCGGGAGGCCCGCCTGGCCGCCCAGCGGGCGAACCCCGCCGAGCCGGTCCCGGCCGAGCGCGCCGAGCCGGCGGCGGCCGAGACGGCCGAGGCCGCGGCGCCCGCCAGCGCCGAGCCCGAGCCCGCCCCCGCCGAGGCCGCCCCGGCCGAGACGGCCGGGACGGCCGAGCCGGAGGTCCCGCCCGCCACCGCCGAGACGGAGGCCGCCCCGGCGGCAGGAGGGGAGGGGTAGTCATGGCCGAGTTCTCCGCCAAGGACGTGCAGCGGCTCCGCCAGACGACCGGCGCCGGGATGATGGACGCCAAGAACGCGCTGGTCGAGAACGGGGGCGACTTCGACGCGGCCGCCCAGTGGCTGCGGGAGAAGGGCCTGGCCGGCACGGCCAAGCGCAGCGACCGCGAGAACACCCAGGGGGCGGTGGCGCTGGCCCGGTCGGGGCCGGTCGCCGCCCTCGTCGAGCTCAAGTGCGAGACGGACTTCGTGGCCAAGTCGCCCGACTTCGTGAGCCTGGCCGACGAGCTGGCCCAGCTGGTGGCCGACTCCGGCGAGTCGGCGGTGGCCGAGAAGAAGAACGAGCTGGACGGGCTCAAGGTCACGCTCAAGGAGAACATCGACCTCGGCCGCGTGGAGCGGGTCGAGGCCGGCGAGGGCGAGGTCCTCGACACCTACCTCCACGTGCAGAACGGCCGGGGCGTCAACGGCGTGCTGGTCGTCGTGAGCGGCGGCGACCAGGAGCTGGCCCACGACGTCGCCGTGCACGCCGCCTTCGGCAAGCCGCGGTACCTCAGCCGCGACGAGGTCCCCGAGGACCTGGTGGCCGCCGAGCGGGCCACCCTCGAGGCCGTCGCCCGCAACTCCGGCAAGCCGGAAGCGGCGCTGCCCAAGATCGTGGACGGCATGCTGAACGGCTGGTACAAAGAGCACGTCCTGCTGGACCAGCCCTTCGCCAAGGACGACAAGAAGTCGGTCGCCCAGGTCCTGGGCGGCGCCCGCATCGTGCGCTTCGCGCAGGTGGTCGTCGGCGCGTGACGCCCGGTCCGTCGACCCGCTGGCGGCGCGTCGTCCTCAAGCTGTCGGGTGAGGCGTTCGCCAGTTCGGCGTCGGACGAGACGATCGACGGTGTCGTGGTCGAGCGCCTGGCCGGCGAGATCGCGGCCGCACGCGCCGAGCTGGACGTGCAGATCGCCATCGTCTGCGGCGCCGGCAACATCTGGCGGGGCGCCACCGGCGCCGGCGCCGGGATGGACCGCGCCACGGCCGACTACATGGGCATGCTGGCCACGGTCATCAACTCCCTGGCCCTCCAGGACGCCCTGGAGCGTCACGACCAGCCCACCCGGGTGCAGTCGGCGATCCAGATGGCGGAGATCGCCGAGCCCTACATCCGGCGCCGGGCCATCCGGCACCTGGAGAAGGGCCGGGTGGTGGTCTTCGCCGCCGGCATGGGGAACCCGTTCTTCACCACCGACACGCCCGCCGCGCTGCGGGCCGTCGAGATCGAGGCCGACGTCCTGCTCAAGGGCACCCACAGTGGGGTGGACGGCGTGTACTCGGCGGATCCCCGCCTCGACCGCACCGCCACCCGGTTCGACGAGATCACCTTCAAGGAGGTGCTCGACAAGGATCTCCGGGTGATGGACCTGACCGCCATCACGTTCTGCAAGGACAACGCCCTGCCCGTGCTGGTGTTCGACGTGATGACCCCCGGCAACCTGC harbors:
- the tsf gene encoding translation elongation factor Ts, with the translated sequence MAEFSAKDVQRLRQTTGAGMMDAKNALVENGGDFDAAAQWLREKGLAGTAKRSDRENTQGAVALARSGPVAALVELKCETDFVAKSPDFVSLADELAQLVADSGESAVAEKKNELDGLKVTLKENIDLGRVERVEAGEGEVLDTYLHVQNGRGVNGVLVVVSGGDQELAHDVAVHAAFGKPRYLSRDEVPEDLVAAERATLEAVARNSGKPEAALPKIVDGMLNGWYKEHVLLDQPFAKDDKKSVAQVLGGARIVRFAQVVVGA
- the pyrH gene encoding UMP kinase, whose amino-acid sequence is MTPGPSTRWRRVVLKLSGEAFASSASDETIDGVVVERLAGEIAAARAELDVQIAIVCGAGNIWRGATGAGAGMDRATADYMGMLATVINSLALQDALERHDQPTRVQSAIQMAEIAEPYIRRRAIRHLEKGRVVVFAAGMGNPFFTTDTPAALRAVEIEADVLLKGTHSGVDGVYSADPRLDRTATRFDEITFKEVLDKDLRVMDLTAITFCKDNALPVLVFDVMTPGNLRRALLGEPIGTLVG
- a CDS encoding SpoIID/LytB domain-containing protein; its protein translation is MRGGARAFVAVASCVVVGLTGPAPVAAKARKAPAARGWVVDRVRIENASPDGFVGVGDVGRFRGAIDLVAAAGGLAVVNEVAFEEYVQGIAEVPSGWPAEALKAQAIAARTYALHEMGKDVATEARSVGADICATQACQVYAGLAKERQENGARWVAAVQATRGEVLLYRGAPILAMYSSSNGGRSVAGGRPYLRAAPDPDSARGPYGSWQVRLGYGEITRLFGLPGGLTSLRRDGDTVVLDWPGGQTGVAAADFRARVNEAVAPQGGLPRAVPSPHFSVLADDQTGTATLDGRGHGHGIGMSQFGALGKATRGMKAAAILASYYGGLKPTVLPPDQLPATVRVAVATGRGTVTADASGRFRVLDGAGNPVAVAAHGAWRFLPAGNRRVRVVPPADQEPAPVLDAVAARPPRPSAPNGDARFALGSAAVVRLRVEGTGLAQPLETAPTLVEPGEATVALPPLPGPGQYAVAVLADAGGGRVTTVTVPLRVARQRATGPALAASVGPGAGLVGRPAAIAWALLMLVTALLGRLIVRRGPSPERRR
- the rpsB gene encoding 30S ribosomal protein S2 codes for the protein MAVVTMKQLLEAGVHFGHQTRRWNPKMKRFIFGERNGIYIIDLNQTLQRIEVAYSFVRNLVADGGSILFVGTKKQTQDPVARYAAQCGMPYINERWLGGMLTNFTTISGRVKKMTEYERMKAAGDFEAMPKKEALILSRELEKLQRNLGGIRGMTRLPDAVFIIDTKKEHIAVTEANKLGLPIVAVVDTNCDPDVIQYVIPGNDDAIRAGSLMCRIVADAVEEGRFIASRKAVRSAPAGGPAPAPPDPEEEARRAQQQAEARRQAALQAQEREARLAAQRANPAEPVPAERAEPAAAETAEAAAPASAEPEPAPAEAAPAETAGTAEPEVPPATAETEAAPAAGGEG